From the Halorhabdus utahensis DSM 12940 genome, one window contains:
- a CDS encoding isopentenyl phosphate kinase, which produces MTTILKLGGSVITEKDTPETVDSEALAAAAEAIGTADVEDLVVVHGGGSFGHHHAEAHGVTATQGSQDATGVYAIHDAMGRLDDHVIEALQGAGVPAVPVHPFSVASRDADGETTLPTDTIERLRAEGFVPVLFGDVVVQAGAGATILSGDEIVVLLARSLAADRIGLCSGVPGVLDESGAVIDRIADFSAVAEALGGSEATDVTGGMAGKVRALLEVGTPASIFGPGDLSAFLAGENPGTLIE; this is translated from the coding sequence GTGACGACGATCCTCAAACTCGGGGGCAGCGTCATCACGGAGAAGGACACCCCCGAGACCGTCGATAGCGAGGCGCTCGCGGCGGCGGCCGAGGCCATCGGGACGGCCGATGTCGAGGATCTCGTGGTCGTCCACGGCGGCGGCAGCTTCGGCCACCACCACGCCGAGGCCCACGGCGTCACCGCCACGCAGGGGTCTCAGGACGCAACGGGTGTCTACGCGATCCACGACGCGATGGGCCGCCTCGACGACCACGTGATCGAGGCGCTCCAGGGTGCCGGCGTGCCGGCGGTCCCGGTCCACCCGTTCTCGGTGGCTTCCCGGGATGCGGACGGTGAAACGACGCTACCGACGGACACGATCGAGCGGCTGCGAGCCGAGGGGTTCGTCCCCGTGCTCTTCGGTGACGTGGTCGTCCAGGCCGGCGCGGGCGCGACGATCCTGAGCGGCGACGAGATCGTCGTGCTCCTCGCGCGCTCGCTCGCGGCCGACCGGATCGGTCTCTGCTCGGGCGTGCCGGGCGTCCTCGACGAGTCGGGGGCGGTGATCGACCGGATCGCGGACTTTTCGGCTGTGGCCGAGGCCCTCGGCGGGAGCGAGGCGACCGACGTCACCGGCGGCATGGCCGGGAAAGTCCGAGCGTTGCTTGAAGTGGGGACGCCGGCGTCGATCTTCGGGCCCGGCGATCTGTCGGCGTTTCTGGCCGGCGAGAATCCGGGCACGCTCATCGAGTGA
- a CDS encoding RNase J family beta-CASP ribonuclease yields the protein MEIEIATIGGYEEVGRQMTAVRAGDDVVIFDMGLNLSKVLIHDNVETERMHSLDLIDMGAIPDDRVMSEIEGDVKAIVPTHGHLDHIGAISKLAHRYDAPIMATPFTIELVKQQIQGEEKFGVENDLVKMDAGATTSIGDDGVELEFVNVTHSIIDAINPVLHTPEGAIVYGLDKRMDHDPVVGDPIDMDRFREIGEEGVLCYIEDCTNAGKKGRTPSESVARKHLKDVMYSMEDYDGGIVATTFSSHIARVKSLVEFADDIGRQPVLLGRSMEKYSGTAERLDFVEFPEDLGMYGHRKSVDRTFKRIMSEGKENFLPIVTGHQGEPRAMLTRMGRGDTPYELEEGDKVIFSARVIPEPTNEGQRYQSETLLKMQGARIYDEVHVSGHLNREGHYEMLNTLEPEHIIPAHQSMGGFAPYVELAESEGYELGEDLHVTRNGNVITLVE from the coding sequence ATGGAAATCGAGATTGCCACCATCGGCGGCTACGAGGAAGTGGGACGACAGATGACTGCGGTGCGGGCGGGCGACGACGTCGTGATCTTCGACATGGGCCTGAACCTCTCGAAGGTCCTGATCCACGACAACGTCGAGACCGAGCGGATGCACAGCCTGGACCTGATCGACATGGGCGCGATCCCGGACGATCGCGTCATGAGCGAGATCGAGGGTGACGTCAAGGCCATCGTGCCGACACACGGCCACCTCGATCACATCGGCGCGATCAGCAAGCTCGCCCATCGCTACGACGCCCCGATCATGGCGACGCCCTTTACGATCGAACTCGTCAAACAGCAGATCCAGGGCGAGGAGAAGTTCGGCGTCGAGAACGACCTCGTGAAGATGGACGCCGGCGCGACGACGTCGATCGGCGACGACGGCGTCGAACTCGAGTTCGTCAACGTAACTCACTCGATCATCGACGCGATCAACCCCGTCCTGCACACGCCCGAGGGTGCGATCGTCTACGGGCTGGACAAGCGCATGGACCACGATCCGGTCGTCGGCGACCCGATCGACATGGACCGGTTCCGCGAGATCGGCGAGGAGGGCGTCCTCTGTTACATCGAGGACTGTACGAACGCCGGCAAGAAGGGGCGAACGCCGAGTGAGTCCGTCGCTCGAAAACACCTCAAGGACGTCATGTACAGCATGGAGGACTACGACGGCGGCATCGTCGCGACGACGTTCTCCTCTCACATCGCCCGCGTGAAGAGTCTCGTCGAGTTCGCCGACGACATCGGTCGCCAGCCGGTCCTGCTGGGTCGCTCGATGGAGAAGTACTCCGGGACGGCCGAACGACTCGACTTCGTCGAGTTCCCCGAGGATCTGGGGATGTACGGTCACCGCAAATCCGTCGACCGCACGTTCAAGCGGATCATGAGCGAGGGCAAGGAGAACTTCCTCCCGATCGTCACCGGCCACCAAGGCGAACCCCGCGCGATGCTCACCCGGATGGGCCGTGGCGACACGCCCTACGAACTCGAAGAAGGTGACAAGGTCATCTTCTCGGCCCGCGTCATCCCGGAGCCGACCAACGAGGGTCAGCGCTACCAGAGCGAGACGCTACTGAAGATGCAGGGCGCCCGCATCTACGACGAGGTCCACGTCTCGGGTCACCTCAACCGCGAGGGCCACTACGAGATGCTCAACACACTCGAACCCGAACACATCATCCCGGCCCACCAGAGCATGGGTGGGTTCGCGCCGTACGTCGAACTCGCCGAGAGCGAGGGCTACGAGCTCGGCGAGGACCTGCACGTCACGCGAAACGGTAACGTGATCACGCTGGTCGAATAA
- the idsA3 gene encoding geranylfarnesyl diphosphate synthase has product MTDTVDSQAVMEAIEWRRGQVNDAIPENLPVVEPKKLYEASRYLLDAGGKRLRPTILLLVAESIADVLPRSEPYREFPAAEGPIDMMSAAVSIEIIQSFTLIHDDIMDDDDMRRGVPAVHREFDLSTAILAGDTLYAKAFENMLETGSTGDRSVRALSELATTCTQICEGQSMDIEFETDETVTTEDYLEMVELKTAVLYAAAASIPPILMGEDDYVDPLYQYGLNIGRGFQIQDDLLDLTTPSEKLGKQRGSDLVENKRTIITVHARNQGVDVENLVPTDDVDAVDEATIDEAVAELEEAGSIDFARETAEGLIRDGKRNLEVLPDNESRDLLEGIADFLIEREY; this is encoded by the coding sequence ATGACGGATACTGTCGACTCGCAGGCGGTCATGGAGGCGATCGAGTGGCGACGCGGGCAGGTCAACGACGCGATTCCCGAGAACCTCCCGGTCGTCGAGCCCAAGAAGCTCTATGAGGCCTCGCGGTACCTGCTGGACGCCGGCGGCAAGCGACTCCGGCCGACGATCCTGCTGCTCGTAGCCGAGTCGATCGCCGACGTCCTCCCGCGGAGCGAGCCGTATCGAGAGTTCCCGGCCGCCGAGGGCCCAATCGACATGATGTCCGCCGCGGTGAGCATCGAGATCATCCAGTCGTTTACGCTCATCCACGACGACATCATGGACGACGACGACATGCGCCGGGGCGTCCCGGCCGTCCACCGGGAGTTCGACCTCTCAACGGCGATCCTGGCGGGTGACACTCTTTATGCGAAGGCCTTCGAGAACATGCTCGAAACCGGCTCGACCGGCGACCGCTCGGTCCGGGCGCTGTCGGAACTCGCGACGACCTGTACCCAGATCTGTGAGGGCCAGTCGATGGACATCGAGTTCGAGACCGACGAGACGGTCACGACCGAGGACTATCTGGAGATGGTCGAACTCAAGACGGCGGTGCTTTACGCCGCCGCGGCGTCGATCCCGCCGATCCTCATGGGCGAGGACGACTACGTCGATCCGCTCTACCAGTACGGCCTCAACATCGGCCGGGGCTTCCAGATCCAGGACGACCTGCTGGATCTGACGACGCCGAGCGAGAAACTCGGCAAGCAACGGGGCAGCGACCTCGTCGAGAACAAGCGGACGATCATCACCGTCCACGCCCGCAATCAGGGCGTCGACGTCGAAAATCTCGTCCCGACCGACGACGTCGACGCCGTCGACGAGGCGACCATCGACGAGGCCGTTGCCGAGCTAGAGGAAGCCGGCAGCATCGACTTCGCCCGCGAGACGGCCGAGGGACTCATCAGGGACGGCAAGCGGAACCTCGAAGTGCTCCCCGACAACGAGTCCCGGGATCTGTTGGAAGGCATCGCCGACTTCCTGATCGAACGCGAGTACTGA
- a CDS encoding serine/threonine protein kinase — MSPRAGNNQTVDVLLSDIRNNTAAKDGIDASTDLLDFAQSNPQTIVKNAGPILSLIDDGDFETSSGIIWSNVLDALYVGIEQEGPSGIPARRLVRVCCHSLNGPHDEKLLDILGTILEQADHESEVRDQTIATLEDCLDIEYSLDGSTGDYVCKLFRMTDSSIQSFAGTNSRDDVYNIAVSIMVVGKLSSQSVTRRIEPASSSPDTVPGIAGILEVVSGDEIDQEATADIRADLEAEFVEHISGNQILEEIFGSGETQQSQTKIEAQTGGMTESTSDSQTERSSTHLSDDHFTGGSPSNIPDRLSNEIDPIQEISNTVSERGVVWHYTATLASTRTSADHRHMVSTLNPEYVDDDDLIEAFSEGATRWAGISQNPQISTVFDWDETPRPWIIYEGGTSGLEDHIDDLPEADKIQVLTSIFEGLYTGSLYNIPHASLSPDTIVLNDVNQSLEPLLTDWGLTPQIRNLTESEFISQYTAPEQLNGNMSETTVVYRAGMLAFRILTGRHPFENTNNLRAKIRNSEIPDPSAVAAVPNSLDPVIRTAVAADPTERYQSVSDLRRNIIGTY, encoded by the coding sequence ATGAGTCCACGGGCAGGGAACAATCAGACGGTTGATGTATTATTATCAGATATCCGAAATAACACCGCTGCGAAGGATGGAATCGACGCTTCGACGGACCTTCTCGATTTCGCCCAATCGAATCCACAAACGATTGTCAAAAACGCAGGTCCGATTCTATCATTGATCGATGATGGTGATTTTGAGACATCGTCGGGGATCATCTGGAGTAACGTCTTGGACGCGCTGTACGTGGGAATCGAACAAGAGGGACCCAGTGGCATCCCGGCTCGTCGACTCGTTCGGGTCTGTTGTCATTCACTTAACGGGCCACATGATGAGAAACTTCTCGACATTCTCGGAACAATACTGGAACAAGCGGATCACGAGTCAGAAGTACGGGACCAAACGATAGCGACGTTAGAAGACTGCCTCGATATTGAGTACTCACTCGATGGCTCGACCGGAGATTATGTATGCAAACTGTTCCGCATGACCGATTCATCGATACAGTCATTTGCGGGAACTAACTCTCGGGATGATGTATATAATATCGCCGTATCTATCATGGTCGTTGGAAAACTCTCAAGCCAATCAGTAACACGACGAATCGAACCCGCTTCGTCTTCGCCAGATACCGTTCCGGGCATCGCGGGCATACTTGAGGTAGTCTCCGGTGACGAAATCGACCAGGAGGCTACAGCGGATATCAGGGCCGACCTCGAAGCGGAATTTGTTGAGCACATTTCGGGCAATCAAATCCTGGAAGAGATATTCGGCTCTGGAGAAACTCAACAATCACAAACGAAGATCGAAGCGCAGACAGGCGGAATGACAGAATCGACAAGCGACAGTCAAACAGAGCGGTCTAGCACTCATCTTTCGGACGACCACTTCACCGGCGGTTCTCCATCGAACATTCCGGACAGACTGTCGAATGAGATTGATCCCATACAAGAGATATCGAATACCGTCTCAGAGAGAGGAGTTGTCTGGCACTACACTGCGACTCTCGCTTCGACACGAACAAGCGCTGATCACCGCCACATGGTCAGTACGCTCAATCCCGAGTATGTCGATGATGACGATCTCATTGAAGCGTTTTCGGAAGGCGCAACGCGGTGGGCCGGAATCAGTCAAAACCCACAGATATCTACTGTCTTCGATTGGGATGAGACACCCAGACCGTGGATTATCTACGAGGGCGGAACAAGTGGACTCGAGGACCACATCGATGACCTGCCGGAAGCTGATAAGATTCAGGTGCTCACGTCAATCTTTGAGGGATTGTATACCGGCTCGCTATACAATATCCCACACGCCTCGCTTTCGCCGGATACTATCGTATTGAATGATGTCAATCAGTCACTCGAGCCATTGCTGACGGATTGGGGTCTGACTCCCCAAATACGGAATCTCACTGAAAGTGAATTCATCTCACAATATACTGCCCCCGAACAACTCAACGGGAACATGTCCGAAACGACCGTCGTGTATCGCGCTGGAATGCTAGCGTTCCGTATATTGACCGGCCGGCATCCGTTCGAGAACACGAATAATCTTCGCGCCAAAATACGAAATTCAGAAATTCCGGACCCATCAGCCGTCGCTGCTGTTCCGAACTCCTTGGATCCGGTGATACGTACGGCCGTCGCGGCTGATCCGACCGAGCGATATCAGTCCGTTTCTGATTTACGGAGGAATATCATTGGCACATATTGA
- a CDS encoding tubulin-like doman-containing protein codes for MNLPDRIFAVGGAGKEITLRLLEANWVLEDILKPRPNPHSVTVTVIDTAEGEENTDKQRLQSIRNRIESIESDLRDSDQGRTGTIDIQYKLITEDIQLSGSIDLLGDDAVPRITSGAGMEQENWWIKENHINENLDFAKGVVRKRGLGKAIYYKSYAEDNSISSYIDLPSKGKVAVIAGLGGGTGSGILIDLARHLQQRQRTAEITLFGVMPNHTEGIKENTNAFAALSELEYISLNDKNIFKDIVLLPIDPTDFDGKTGNRIQTGQYLREFDEAAIYLIAAYYNTEGLEDPFAGTPKYAPFTIGIPQVLRYNVEAINEARDAIRAILTDKEEALSVEEEIYSEVERFLTKHYDVEDVEPGLRDLDVANLTERIEEVENFLEFDLFNELNYHSLDVFRDILKDARSEGEDIIEQIELVSASLRAVDATGQESASFVDNIDENLAQILERDLRLVAQRKNLLEQRKVIEDNRIRDAIEYLIKSGNTNATPGVKLQRIEAQLEDLSDQRERLEDELESVESELEAARSEQSDEVERLTSEWFRASQEHIEKLQAIDIDELQRELNTLAGELDSYVQYIINAESPDEVETADSTPISSTLDSIQDTLTSVGIQFQSQRQDIEGSLSQLKKARIAFLKLNQEEGTFERLTPWQSSTEEDKQQAHKDYQMQKNKLANNGIIEIGPPGGQFTADILYDSTQVIDDVHEKREQLQENIVDELRTRVDSLSEEYPRSLQSLLTEAKPSQDQLRETVRNAFWDEIGETEDIEAEKEEIETKLDTVKEQIDKFDPTISLFQNLNNRRDTWTERTAAFRSKWEEYEDKSEQSVSTQDEDYVYVKNVQPEDVFRATGNETIADSDFFNSREENQRVRNNLEELSKNARNQQYTGLRRRKLSKGRTRYDELKVRLAVLSDAVGYIDNDAIDFEETFSGAFDLGGSGKRTESPYTSWAAELGGPWDIGLTVFIDGVFLDNIRKVVQADGYHNGYRNRESEIGDDILVHHSYGLEDGYFVRRNGLLNMEYDDDVDFYLRDESAIVDDLLTDYYDQIDHTSTTDSIED; via the coding sequence ATGAACCTGCCCGATCGGATTTTCGCAGTTGGCGGTGCCGGTAAAGAAATCACTCTCCGATTACTGGAGGCGAATTGGGTTCTTGAGGACATTCTCAAACCACGACCGAACCCTCATTCAGTAACTGTCACCGTCATCGATACTGCCGAGGGTGAAGAGAACACGGACAAGCAACGACTCCAATCCATTCGCAACCGGATCGAGTCGATCGAGTCTGACCTTCGTGACTCCGATCAGGGGCGTACCGGAACGATAGATATTCAATATAAATTGATTACTGAAGACATCCAGCTGAGCGGAAGCATCGATCTACTCGGTGATGACGCCGTTCCCCGAATTACCTCTGGAGCGGGAATGGAGCAAGAGAACTGGTGGATCAAGGAGAACCATATCAACGAGAATTTGGATTTTGCGAAAGGTGTCGTTCGAAAACGAGGGTTGGGGAAAGCGATCTATTATAAATCGTATGCTGAAGATAATTCGATCTCCTCATACATTGACCTTCCGAGCAAAGGTAAGGTCGCTGTCATCGCCGGGCTAGGAGGGGGGACGGGATCGGGTATTCTCATCGACTTGGCACGGCACCTCCAACAGCGACAACGCACCGCCGAAATCACGCTGTTTGGCGTCATGCCGAACCATACTGAAGGAATCAAAGAGAACACGAATGCGTTCGCTGCACTCTCCGAACTCGAATATATCAGTCTAAATGACAAGAACATATTTAAGGATATTGTCTTGTTGCCGATCGATCCGACCGATTTCGACGGGAAAACCGGCAACCGAATTCAAACCGGGCAGTACTTGCGCGAATTCGACGAGGCAGCCATTTATCTCATCGCGGCGTATTACAACACTGAGGGCCTCGAAGATCCGTTTGCTGGGACGCCGAAATATGCGCCCTTTACCATCGGTATTCCGCAAGTACTTCGATACAACGTTGAAGCCATCAACGAAGCCCGAGATGCAATCCGTGCAATACTCACAGACAAAGAGGAGGCTCTTAGTGTTGAAGAAGAAATATATTCTGAGGTCGAACGCTTCTTAACAAAACATTATGACGTCGAGGATGTCGAACCAGGCCTTCGTGATCTCGATGTCGCAAATCTAACAGAACGTATAGAAGAGGTAGAGAATTTCCTTGAGTTTGACTTATTCAATGAACTTAATTACCATTCTTTGGATGTATTCAGAGATATCCTCAAAGATGCTCGGTCGGAAGGGGAAGATATAATCGAACAGATCGAACTCGTCTCTGCGTCCCTTCGAGCGGTTGATGCAACGGGCCAGGAATCTGCTTCTTTTGTCGATAATATTGACGAGAACCTGGCCCAGATCTTGGAACGTGATCTCCGACTCGTTGCCCAGCGGAAAAACCTCTTGGAGCAGCGCAAAGTAATCGAGGACAATCGGATCCGGGATGCGATTGAGTACTTGATAAAATCGGGGAATACGAACGCGACGCCCGGCGTGAAATTGCAGCGTATCGAGGCCCAACTCGAGGACTTATCCGATCAACGCGAACGGCTTGAGGATGAACTCGAGAGTGTCGAATCTGAACTCGAAGCCGCACGGAGCGAGCAATCGGATGAAGTCGAGCGATTGACTTCGGAGTGGTTCCGGGCAAGCCAGGAACATATCGAGAAGCTCCAGGCGATCGATATTGACGAACTGCAACGTGAACTGAATACACTTGCGGGTGAACTTGACTCGTATGTTCAATACATCATCAATGCTGAGAGTCCGGACGAGGTAGAGACGGCCGATTCGACGCCGATTTCCTCGACCTTGGATTCGATTCAGGATACGTTGACCAGTGTGGGTATCCAATTCCAGTCGCAACGCCAGGACATAGAGGGGTCGTTATCTCAGCTCAAAAAGGCGAGAATCGCCTTCCTCAAACTCAACCAGGAGGAGGGAACGTTCGAGCGGCTGACTCCGTGGCAGAGTTCCACGGAAGAGGACAAACAGCAGGCTCACAAGGACTATCAGATGCAGAAAAACAAACTAGCGAACAACGGGATCATCGAGATAGGGCCACCCGGTGGCCAATTCACTGCAGATATTTTGTACGACTCCACACAGGTCATCGACGATGTCCATGAAAAACGTGAGCAACTTCAGGAGAACATTGTGGACGAACTCCGAACCCGGGTTGATTCGCTTTCTGAAGAATACCCGCGTTCGCTTCAGTCGTTATTGACCGAAGCCAAGCCGAGCCAGGATCAACTACGGGAGACTGTCCGGAACGCCTTTTGGGATGAAATCGGCGAAACGGAGGACATCGAGGCTGAGAAGGAGGAGATCGAGACGAAGCTCGACACGGTCAAGGAACAAATCGACAAGTTCGATCCAACGATTTCGTTGTTCCAAAATCTCAACAATCGCCGCGATACGTGGACCGAACGGACGGCCGCCTTCCGGAGCAAGTGGGAGGAATATGAAGACAAATCCGAGCAATCTGTCTCGACCCAGGATGAGGACTACGTCTACGTCAAAAACGTCCAGCCCGAGGATGTGTTCCGCGCAACAGGCAACGAAACCATCGCTGATAGCGACTTCTTCAATAGCCGGGAGGAGAATCAGCGCGTTCGAAATAATCTGGAAGAGCTCTCTAAGAACGCTCGAAATCAGCAATATACCGGACTACGCCGACGCAAATTATCCAAGGGCCGGACACGATACGACGAGTTGAAAGTCCGGCTTGCAGTCTTGAGTGATGCGGTTGGATATATCGACAACGACGCTATCGATTTCGAGGAAACGTTCAGCGGGGCATTTGATCTCGGGGGGAGTGGAAAACGGACTGAGAGTCCCTATACTAGCTGGGCAGCAGAGTTAGGTGGTCCATGGGATATTGGTCTTACTGTCTTCATTGATGGTGTGTTTCTGGATAATATCAGGAAAGTTGTGCAGGCTGATGGCTATCATAACGGTTACCGTAACCGGGAATCGGAGATCGGGGACGATATTCTCGTCCACCACAGCTATGGATTGGAAGACGGCTATTTCGTTCGTCGGAATGGTCTATTGAATATGGAATACGATGACGATGTCGACTTTTACCTCCGTGATGAGTCTGCTATCGTTGACGACCTACTTACTGACTATTACGACCAAATTGATCACACTTCGACTACCGATTCAATCGAGGATTAA